One segment of Nostoc flagelliforme CCNUN1 DNA contains the following:
- a CDS encoding Cof-type HAD-IIB family hydrolase produces the protein MQKASATHLASTDHQSATKDIKLLVLDIDGTIAGHSNTISEPVKQAIIAAQARGIQVAIATGRMYRSALRFHQDIGSTLPLMAYQGAWIQDPITQKIHRHWAVSREIAHQLLDYFEQPELRSLLSVHFYINDQLYVREVTRETQIYAERSDITPIPVGDLRQALTNEPTKILALSDDTDVIDKLLGNLRRQYTPAELYLTTSVATFFEATNASVNKGTAVRYLAEELLGLQLANVMAIGDNFNDVEMLEYVGLGVAMGNAPAGVQAIAQWVAPSVEEDGAAVAIEKFLL, from the coding sequence ATGCAGAAAGCATCTGCCACACATTTGGCATCTACTGATCATCAGTCTGCTACAAAAGACATTAAACTACTAGTTTTGGATATAGATGGCACGATCGCTGGACACTCTAACACCATCAGCGAACCTGTAAAGCAAGCTATTATTGCAGCGCAAGCACGAGGAATTCAAGTGGCGATCGCTACAGGTAGGATGTATCGTTCAGCCTTGCGCTTTCACCAAGATATCGGCTCTACACTACCATTAATGGCCTATCAAGGAGCCTGGATTCAAGATCCGATCACTCAAAAAATCCATCGCCATTGGGCTGTTTCCAGGGAAATCGCCCACCAGCTACTCGACTATTTTGAACAGCCTGAGTTGCGATCGCTCCTATCTGTCCACTTCTACATCAACGATCAACTATACGTCCGTGAAGTAACCAGAGAAACCCAAATTTATGCAGAACGTTCTGATATTACCCCGATTCCCGTGGGTGATTTGCGCCAAGCCTTAACGAATGAACCAACAAAAATTCTCGCTTTGTCTGATGACACTGATGTGATCGACAAGCTATTAGGAAATTTGCGCCGTCAATACACACCGGCTGAACTTTATCTCACAACATCTGTTGCTACCTTCTTTGAAGCAACTAACGCCTCTGTGAATAAGGGAACTGCTGTGCGTTATCTAGCCGAAGAATTGTTGGGATTACAGTTAGCCAATGTTATGGCGATTGGCGATAACTTCAATGATGTGGAAATGCTGGAGTATGTTGGCCTCGGTGTAGCTATGGGCAACGCACCAGCAGGAGTGCAAGCGATCGCGCAGTGGGTAGCTCCTAGCGTAGAGGAAGACGGAGCAGCAGTAGCAATTGAAAAGTTTTTGCTGTAA
- a CDS encoding DALR anticodon-binding domain-containing protein: MELASAIASDISGICGDVFSIQIVPPGLIHFELTHSTLATWLQSLVVGSGEWGVGSGGDEGDEGDEGDEGDEGTRGITKANAQCPMPNLFAVQYAHARCCSLVLLAHREGLIKLREPVPNTSPVFWSVISPNPLPWLNCDGTLRLNHPDERRLIGELIQVVDNIECADVKGSVKWEKIALSLSQAFEKFWCNCRIWGEVKITSPELAQARLGLLMATQSVLRFVLEENLGVFAPLEL, from the coding sequence ATGGAGCTTGCTAGTGCGATCGCCTCAGATATATCAGGGATTTGTGGAGACGTTTTTAGCATCCAAATAGTTCCCCCTGGTTTGATACATTTTGAATTAACTCACTCGACGTTAGCGACTTGGTTACAAAGTCTCGTAGTCGGGAGTGGGGAGTGGGGAGTGGGGAGTGGGGGAGATGAGGGAGATGAGGGAGATGAGGGAGATGAGGGAGATGAGGGGACAAGGGGGATTACTAAAGCCAATGCCCAATGCCCAATGCCCAATTTGTTCGCTGTTCAATATGCCCATGCACGCTGCTGTTCGCTAGTGCTTCTGGCTCATCGAGAGGGATTGATTAAACTTAGAGAACCAGTTCCAAATACTAGTCCAGTTTTTTGGAGTGTTATCTCTCCTAACCCTTTGCCTTGGCTTAATTGTGACGGAACACTGCGACTAAATCACCCAGATGAGCGTCGTTTAATTGGTGAGTTAATACAAGTGGTAGACAACATAGAGTGCGCTGATGTTAAGGGTTCTGTGAAATGGGAAAAAATAGCGCTGAGTTTGAGCCAAGCTTTTGAAAAGTTTTGGTGTAATTGCCGGATTTGGGGTGAGGTGAAAATTACTTCACCAGAGTTAGCCCAAGCCAGACTCGGATTGCTTATGGCTACTCAGTCAGTATTAAGATTTGTGTTAGAGGAAAACTTGGGTGTTTTTGCGCCCTTGGAGTTATGA
- a CDS encoding Crp/Fnr family transcriptional regulator produces the protein MQSPSSFSEASRPFLTWQRILDWAQEHYRCRTFSKDERIPARPGLLYLVQRGAIRMVGTAQVSATASQLTSRRINRTPEEAFLGFVGAGQPFEIVAQSPFTLQSYAHVDQTAVLWMYWHDLDNWPHFRREVMDAFRYQHQRKLLWLSALGQRRTIDRLLGFLTLLIEEYGEPAMSDTDPDVIRGYCLPFPLTHAQIGSAIGSTRVTVTRLMGKLRQRGLILTQGDNLICLPAESINRAG, from the coding sequence ATGCAATCTCCATCCTCCTTTTCTGAGGCATCACGGCCTTTTTTAACTTGGCAACGCATTCTTGACTGGGCTCAAGAACACTACCGCTGCCGTACCTTTAGCAAAGATGAGCGCATTCCAGCCCGGCCTGGATTGCTATATTTGGTGCAAAGGGGTGCGATCCGTATGGTAGGAACCGCCCAAGTTAGTGCGACTGCCAGCCAGCTAACGTCTCGACGAATTAACAGAACCCCAGAAGAAGCGTTCTTGGGTTTTGTGGGAGCGGGACAGCCATTTGAAATTGTTGCTCAATCACCATTTACACTCCAGTCTTACGCCCATGTTGACCAAACTGCGGTGTTGTGGATGTACTGGCACGATTTAGACAACTGGCCTCACTTCCGTCGTGAAGTTATGGATGCCTTTAGGTATCAGCACCAGCGTAAGCTACTGTGGCTGAGTGCCTTGGGACAACGCCGCACAATTGACCGACTCTTAGGATTTCTCACATTGTTAATTGAGGAATATGGAGAGCCAGCAATGAGCGACACTGATCCTGATGTGATTCGCGGTTATTGTCTGCCCTTCCCCCTCACCCATGCCCAAATTGGTAGTGCGATTGGTTCCACTCGTGTTACCGTCACCCGCTTGATGGGTAAGCTGCGTCAACGTGGCTTAATTTTGACTCAAGGCGATAATCTCATTTGCTTGCCAGCAGAGTCGATTAATAGAGCTGGTTAA